From the genome of Vairimorpha necatrix chromosome 8, complete sequence:
CCACAGCATCATCTTTCAATATTCCTTCTCTTATGGTTCCTATTACCCTTTCCACTCTTCCATTACTTCTATGACTTTCTACGCTTACTTTCCTATGTAATACATTTTCCCCTGAACACCAATTCCTCATATATTCATTACTAAATTCTTTACCGTTGTCAGTAATTATTTCTACCGGTTTCATTCCTGATCCACACaactgttttaaaaatcctACAACCGAGCTTCCGCGTTTGTCCTCTATTACTTTTCCCCAAACGATCCTAGTATAATAATCAATCACGACCAACACATATTTCCCTAAATCTCTAAACTCAATCAAATCCAAAGCAACCTTTtccaaataaaatcttgAACTAACAAAATCACAACCACCACTCTTTTTcctattatatatttggcAAACTTCACACTTCTTTAAAACATCCTCGATATCCTTCTTCATACCCGGccaataaaattcaaactTCATTGCATAGTACACTGATCCTAAACTTCTATGTCCCAAATTTTCATGAGCATTGACAATTAAACCTTCACGCAATTCTTTCTTTGGAATCTCCGCTTCTCTACCAGAGTCAAATACCCAAATTTCCTTCCCATCAACAACTTTAACATGCTTGTCCCATTTACCCTGTGCCTGTTTAATACTTCTCTCCTTATTCATTAGCGTTTTCTCATTTTCATGTACCCTACTCAGTGCATCTGCTACAACCATGGTACTAGGCTCTCTATATTCAATGCTAAAGTCGAACTCTTGAATCTTTTCAATCCACCTGTTAATTCTATTATTGTTAAATGCTGgtttatttctaatctCGATCAATGCCTTATGATCAGTTTCTACCCTAAATCTTCTTCCGCGTAGTTCATAttcaaactttttaattccCCAAAAGACTGCATACATCTCCTTCTCACTGATTCCATATCTCGTTTCCGTAGGCGTAAACTTTTTTGATGCCCACTGTACTGGTACCCAATTACCTTGATCATCTTCCTGCATTAAAACAGCACCCATTCCAACATTACTCGCATCCGTGCGTAACAAAAATTccttattataattaacaaTTGCTAAACCTTTTAAATCCCTAATCACTTCCCTTAAACtaatatattctttttccATTTCTTCTGTCCATTTCCAATTACTTCCTCGTCCTTTAAGAGAATCCGTCAACGCCAATGTACGTTTTGCATAATTATCAATATGATTTCTAAACCATCCAGCCAGCCCAAGAAACTTCCAAACATCTGATACACACTCCGGTTTGGGAAATTCTAACGCTTCATTTTGCTTTATTTCAGATGGCAGTATCTCCTTGCCATTAACTGTTACTCCTAACAACATCACCTCTCGTTTACATAATTGAACCTTAGCcaaattaattttcataCTATTCTCCTCTAATATATCCACAGCCTCTTTCAACAATTTGTCGTGACCCTCTCTTGTCTTACTATGAATCACAATATCGTCCATATAAATTTCGATTCCCTTaccaataaatttttcaaaaatcccATTCATTATTCTTTGTAATATCTGCGGTGAGTTTTTAAACCCCATGACCATCGAATTCCACTCGTATacctttttattaaactcAAAAGCCGTCTTAAACCTATCCTTCTCTTCAATCTCAATACTATAAAACCCCTCCTTTAGATCTATCACggtaaaaaattcagaTCCCTGTGTACTTCTAATAACATCTCTTATCCTAGTTAACTCATAAGGATCCTTCTCTACAATGTCATTAAGAGCAATTAAATTACTTACTAATCTTATATCACCATTCGGTTTCTCAATCGCTCTAATGGGATTTCTCCAGTCAGATGTCGACCTTCTAATTATCTTTCTTCTTtccaaattattaatataatcttCCGTCTTCTTCAACAAAGCCTGAGCTATAGCCTGCCCTTTTTTAACAACTTTCTTGCCTTCTTGAGTCTTgataatacatttttcaACCTTACAAAAACTAATATCTTCATCCTCTCTTCCTCCTACCCGTGAAATAATCTCCTCTAAATACGCGATGCCTCTTACATCCCTTCTCAACAGAACTCTCTTATTATTGTCCCTTTTGCTATAATCTTGTATATCCcctaaatttttcttcttacGTTTCCCACCATCaacattataataatcaCATTTGTCCGAATTGGAATCGTCATCACATTTACCCTCTAAGTCTAATTGCACTTTACATTTACCAACATAATTAAAACtacttttatttcttctgtCTTCAGAATCTCGCCTCATTCCCCTACAAAATCTAACACTATGGCCTAACTTCCCACAATTGTAGCAACgcatattctttttattttcctcACGAGACAACTTATTCTTCTCCTCAAATTTAGCCCATAACGCTAGGGACAACTcttcaaattctttttttctcaCTTGTTCCTTTTCCTCCTGAATAGCTAGCAACTCTAATTTTTCCTCAATTTCCTTCCAACTACCCTCTTGCGAGATCCTctcaacaataaaatttctcaataaaatagaacctctcctaaaaatttctaatttaaatcCACACTCATCAATTTTCTCTAAAAACAACTCATAAACAATCCTTTTAAcctcttttaataatattctaGCCTCTTGGCCACGGTCCTCCTTTGTAGACCCATTTTCTGGTATCGCCCCCATgtgtttattttccataatgaggggtaaaaataataaggaTATATAACATATAATATAACAAACAATAtgttattagaaatatatatttttgagggttcattttataaaactcATTTTTTGAAGAATACTCAAATACTAACGTTTTTAACATATCAATACAAGTTCGTTGTAGCCTAACGGTTCAAATACTTTGGGTTGATAATTAAGCGCAGGACTGTTTTTCGAaagtattaattttattttacttagATGTAATACATCTTTTCGAATGCCTAAATTTGTTAGAAGATCAATATCTATTCACTAGACGCGTGTACAGGttgtcaaaaaatattcacgTTTAGTTTGACCGCACCTTGAGCtggaaaataatattagtGGACTTTTACTTCGACTTATGTAAAGTATTACAAGATTCTAAAAAGTCCATGGCTCTGTACTCTGCGGTAAGATGTTCtgaaaaatgtaaaagaCTAGGCGAAACAAAGCAGAGAAGTCTTTGAAACAAATACATAATCTTTTGTAAACCTTTAGACAAAATGTGTAGGAAAAAGTGATCTACATTTCCACGAAATGCCGTGTTGGCGATATTGCAGTGTAAAGAAGCGTGTGCGATAACCAGAAAATAGTAAATGCGTATCGAGTTAGTAAAAATGTCTGTCTCGTAAAATTTGAACATGTCCATAAGCATATTAGCTGTGGTTCTCTTTCAGCGATAAAGATGGAAGTGATTCTACTGTAGCCAAGGTCCAATAAACACATCGGAGCTTTGTTAGACAAGCTACGcattaaaaagttttaaatataaggTGTATGCGAGGCTAACCCGAATTATGGCATATTCCAAAGTAAGATATGATTATATAAGTTATTCTTATTCTCTCTCTcgcaataaaaaatatacacaAAAGACCGAAGTTATTTTTTGAGCCAACGAAATAAATCtttgaatttttagaaaagctatatatttgatttaaagtcttaaaattacaaaatcaCGAAACATGGcaaatatatcataaaaaatcaatatgaGAGTTTTATAGATCATTTAAagctttatttttcttttaaaatataaataacacGAACTGAGGACCCATGGACATGtgttgtttaaaaaaaagcttatttgtttttaatacatGAGTTTATTGTGTTGTCATAATGATGAATTGTTTTAACGTTATACTAAGTTATTTGATGATACTTGATTTGACTTAAGGCAAAAATGCAATTTACTTAAATTTGGCTAGATCACGAAGGCAAAATTAACATCATCACtaaatcattaaaataatttataactaTAGGGCGAACAAAAGACCTATTATTGGCGCTTCTTGGTGGTATAAACTGAGTTATATTTTGACTGAGACCAATGGAGCTGATAAGTCCTTTGTACAGTTCTTACGgcattttgtaaaataaaaccgAAACCTGAATGAAACATATTTTCAGTGTAGAAAGATGCAAATGCAATGTTTTGTCGAAGCTAGAAAGGCGTGCTGCAAATAAATGATAATGGTCAATTTAAGCCTAGTTCGATTTcgatttttcaattatattaGTAATGCGCTACAGTAACTCTGACGCattataaacatttacAGTATCATTTAAATGCTTAATCTCAGAGATAAAATGCGTTTGAGCTTTTTGTGcttatataataaagaaataatccaaaagtaaaaatttgacTTATATCAGGAGTCAATTTCCATATAAATTAAGATTATGCCGTccataataatatttaaaacttcaatttaaatttgattacgatatataaaatgatACTTAcgaaattattttctaattgactaaaaaatgtatatgtattttgtttttaggttgatttaattatatgTTAACTGTTAATAAATTTGGCCCatttgaataaatttttcgaATGAAAATAACTTCTGATTAttgattaaaatttatattattcactaaaaataataattttaatttattaataattgaaaaaataccCTATGGActgtaaattttatttaaattatttgaaaatgGCCAATTTAGCTATTTCATGTCTGTTTGGAGAAAAAAGCTacaaaaagaaacataaaaaaattaaggaAAAATCTTGTCGAACTAATGACTCGACCGATGGTAAATATAACGAAGAGCTTGAGTCATGGCTTAATAGTATCGCGTACAGAGAATTTGTCTATACTGaaaatgaattattttcaccattatcaatttttaatgttgtAGGTATGCTGTTTTTTGGTGCAGAAGAAGAAACAAAAACCAATTTTCGAATGATTATGAATACTCGCGACGAAAAATGCATTACGTCACTAGCTAGGTTTTTTAAAACCTATGATAAAGCTTTATtgcaaaataattatattcatCATCTGCATGGTCATCGCTTCGATCCtataataataagaaaGTGGATTAATTTTCCATACAAAACaagcataaaaaattatcacgACGATTTCATACACGTGATAAATAATGATATATCTGAACCATTAAGCAGCCTTGGTTGGAATTGCTTTACAAAATTGCCTTTAAAGAGAAGTTTTATGTTTGTTCATACTGTAACCGTAAAAGGTAGCTGGATTAATTCTTTTGACGCCAAGTTAACAACCAAAGAAgaatttattgtaaataaacataCTCAAAAGTTACCAATGATGAAACAAAAAGGATTGttcaaatattatgaaaCAAGAAAGCAcagatttttaaatatggAAGTACAAAACGAGggcaaaaaatttttctttgttctaattttgaataaaaaaagtaaaaaaaaattagattaTCGTTATAAAGACATAAAAGATGGCTGTGAATTTGTAACTTCAAATTATTGTAACTATCATAGAGTTAATTTAGAACTAccaaaattttctattcaaaaaaatcataatttaAACTATATAATCAACAAAATGGTAAAATCCGATTTTATGGATAAACAATTAAATCTTGATACtatgtttataaaatggCATAGTACAGATTTTAATTGTAGATCTAGTGCCTTTATATCTGTAAATGAAACAGGGCTTTCCACTGGCGAAGTTGACAATTCCATGAGATGTAAAGAACATCATACAAATCTTAAAACCATTGATTTTGAATGCAACCGAccttttgtattttatttgttcgTTAAAGATGACGAAACAATTCCAATCTTATACGGCAAATACAAAGGCAATCcggattaaaaaaatttatattttttattaaaatttattttgaaaaagtGCTTCTATTATGTCTTTATTACAAATAGACGTatttaatttgtaaaattgattttagGCCAcattaaaatgtttattttatgcaTATTCTTCTCTCCTTGAGATATATTGTATAAGCAAAACTCATATTCCTTTATCTTAAAAAGATTCattatacataaatttttttttcttgaaatatataaaatgttaTATGGTCTAAACAAAATATCGATCGATTAAGGCTTAAGGCGaatagatatttttaattcctATTTAACATTAAGAAAATTAGTCACTGTTGATAAAATCACATCACGTTTTAGTAAATTTGGAGTTGCATCTATCAAGACGTATTAAGACTAAATAATTTGGCATAATATCACAatctaaaatatacaaatataatactagtattatattaattggAATCTGATGTTACATGTCCAAATGTTTGTTTTAACATACATATTATATGAGTATAACAATTATTTCACTTATCTAAAGGCATGCAACGAAGATAgcataataataaaaattctatttatttgtaaaatttgcattggtttttcaaattagttctttctatttattaaatttgttacattataaacaaaaaataagcttgcaaaaaaaaagttaaagTATATTTTACACAAAGAGAAATATCAAtatgtattaaataaatttatcgacgataattttttctaaaaaaattttatgaccTTGTTTATGGATATGGATTGCTTATATGTGcatttaacaataaaattcagTTTCTCCTTGGTCATAATGCAAAAACATACCTGAATATACTAATAATTTtgttcttttatatatttaaactCAAAATAACACATACTATAATGTTCAAGTTGTTATTTTACATTAATGGTTATATTGGTGTTGCAATAACAAgcaaaaataatcaatttaGAGTTACATGGTTGTGAAACTATAGTTCAATACTTAAACCCAGCAATTCCcgataatttttatgattaatTATCAATAagtacatataaaaataacattaattttagaataaattttttttttttagtttctGTAATATTAGTTCTATCCAGGTACGTACTAGTAAACTTAATTAGTTCTTACTGAATTAACGGTAcaaataacaaaataaacttaGATACATGCTAGAAATATCATATatggtttttttatattaaagaaaaaaaacagaCTAAAGAAAACttcatttaaatatctATACACAATAAATCCCTAGAGACATTAAAACTACGTAAATTTGTTGCATGAGATTAGGTATAAAGGAAATGATTATTTACTCAAATTGcgattttattgttaatttGAGCGATTACTATTAAGTTTTatccatattttttttctgtcaAGATCCTAGCCGTTAAATGAcgaaaatatttgaatacTTTTGCTTATAGTGTCAAtgaaaacttttaaaattctggaaattttatataaattaacgCGATCTTGTattactattttttaatttcaaattttaatgatCTAATGTTACTTTTCCATTAAAtcatagaatttttttaaatccaATAAACTATTCTTgatgataaaatataacaaatattaGCTACAACGTTATaggaaagaaaaaaaaaataataaattatctgCCGTTAACTTAAATGCAGCTTAATTCTAGCCATTAAAGGCATAGATAACTAgcaacataaaaattttcccGTTGATAAACGGGGGTTGAAGAATACACACATGAAAGCGTATTTAGCAAActagtatttaaaattcatcaaacaagttatatttttaacacaaataaaaaaaacatttagttttttgcatgtaataaaatgctcttattttatttatttagattTCAAAATTACGTTTTTTTCGCTAATATCTGATGTGAAAAAGT
Proteins encoded in this window:
- a CDS encoding serpin-type proteinase inhibitor 18, encoding MDCKFYLNYLKMANLAISCLFGEKSYKKKHKKIKEKSCRTNDSTDGKYNEELESWLNSIAYREFVYTENELFSPLSIFNVVGMLFFGAEEETKTNFRMIMNTRDEKCITSLARFFKTYDKALLQNNYIHHLHGHRFDPIIIRKWINFPYKTSIKNYHDDFIHVINNDISEPLSSLGWNCFTKLPLKRSFMFVHTVTVKGSWINSFDAKLTTKEEFIVNKHTQKLPMMKQKGLFKYYETRKHRFLNMEVQNEGKKFFFVLILNKKSKKKLDYRYKDIKDGCEFVTSNYCNYHRVNLELPKFSIQKNHNLNYIINKMVKSDFMDKQLNLDTMFIKWHSTDFNCRSSAFISVNETGLSTGEVDNSMRCKEHHTNLKTIDFECNRPFVFYLFVKDDETIPILYGKYKGNPD